The DNA sequence GAAGTACTCGTCGATCCGGGTGATGAGACCGTCGCCGCGCACGATGATCACGATGCACACCCGCATCGCGATCGACCCACCGTTGGTGCCCGTGGCGTGCAGGATGTGTTGTTGGACGAAGCCGCCGTCGAACGTGCGCCGGTCGAGGATCTCGTAGCGTCGCCGCGTGGTGTGGCGGATGAACCAGAAGATCACCCGAAGCGCGCGGGCCCGGTCGCTGTCGGCGCGGTCACCGGAATGCCACACCAGCACGTCTTCGGCCCACAGCGCCTCGACCGCGGCGGTGTCGCTGCGCTCGATCGCGTCGAAGAGTCGATCGGCCACCGCCGCGAGGGCGTCAGCAGACATGCCGGACATGGCGCATCCTCCGGGTTGACCTGAAGTGTGCTTGAGGTACCACACTGCGGACATGCCTGAGACGACACCTCCGAAATCCCTGTTCGACGACATCTATGCCGGTGGGGCCGCCCCGTGGGTGATCGGCGAACCCCAGCCCGCGATCGTCGACCTCGCGCGACGCGGCGCCGTGCGCGGTGCGGTCCTCGACGCGGGCTGCGGTGCCGGTGAGCACACGATCCTGCTCACCGAGCTGGGTCACGACGTGCTCGGCATCGACTTCTCTGCGCGAGCTGTCGAGCTGGCCCGGCGCAATGCGGCCGATCGCGGGGTGGCTGCCCGTTTCGAGGTCGCCGACGCCACACGCCTCGACGGCGGCCCCCGCTTCGACACCGTCATCGACAGCGCCCTGTTCCACGTCTTCGACGCCGACGACCGGGCGCGGTACGTGGACAGCCTGCGCTCGGTGTGCCGGCCGGGGGCGGTCGTCCACCTGCTCGCCCTGTCGGACGCCGGCCGAGGCTTCGGACCACAGGTCAGCGAGGCTGACATCCGCACCGCGTTCGCCGACGGCTGGGTCGTGGAATCCCTCGGCGCCACGACCTACCGCGGGGTGGTCGGCCCCGCGCACACCGAGGCGCTCGGGCTGCCGGTCGGCGCGCGCGTCGACGAGCCCGCCTGGCTGGCCCGCATGCGGTTGAGCTGACCGCACGGCGCGCTCAGTCCAGCCGGTCATAGCCCGGGTGTGCCACGCCGAGGCGGTGTCCGACCAGGATGCGCAGGGCGGCCAGCAATTCCGGCGCCCGGTCGTCGAGTTCCCCGGCGCGGATCGCGGTCGCCAACTGCGCCTCGTCGGTGAAGCCGAGGCCGGCCAGCGCGTCGACGGCCTCGCCGGCGGATGCGTCGGTGAGTTCGCGTTGCACGGTGCGCAGGACGTTCGTCGCCACCCGGGCGTGGAAGCTCAGATGGCCACCGACGGCCGGCCGCACCTCGTTGTCGAGGAAGTCCGCGACCGCCGCGACGAGTTCGGCCGCGGTCGGTCTTCCGTACAGCCACTGCGGTCCGATCATCGCGGCCCTCCGCCCTCGAGCAGGTCGAGCAGATCCCATTCCGTCTCGCACACGCGGCGGCCGATCGCGGCCAACTCCACCGACGGCGTCTGGCCGCTGAGGTGCCGTTCGGCCTGATAGCGACAGATCACGCCCCAGCGCAGCGTCGCCACCGTCAGCCACCAGCGGAACGCCGACCGGTCGAGTGCCTCACCGCTGGCCGATTCGTAGGCAGTGAGGAAATCCTCGACACTGCCCAGCCCGCCGGCGCCCATCCGCTCCGAAGCGCCGAAGCGCCACGCCCTGATGCAGAACCAGGCCAGATCCTCGTAGATCTCGCCGACGTGCACGAGTTCCCAGTCGAGGACCGCCGCCAGCCCGGAGTCGTCGACGATCAGGTTGCCCATGCGGAAGTCGCCGTGCACCAGGCGATGCGGTGAGGGCGAGGGGCGGTGCGCCTCGAGCCAACGAAACGCCCACTCGAAAGTGGCGGTGCTGTCACCCATTTCGTCGAGGCGCTCACGCCATTCCGCCAGCTGGTCGGCCTCGGTGAGCCCGATGTCGTGTGGATCGGCGCGGTGGATGGCCGCGAGCGCCTCGGCGCACTGGGTGAGCAACCGGGCCCGTCCGGCGTCGTCGAGCGACCGGTGGATACGGCGCACGATCGTCTCACCCGCGATCGCCTCGCAGATGAGATACGGATTGCCCAGTGCCGCAGGGTTGTTGTCCGCGGTCAGGATGCGG is a window from the Mycolicibacterium litorale genome containing:
- a CDS encoding class I SAM-dependent methyltransferase; the protein is MPETTPPKSLFDDIYAGGAAPWVIGEPQPAIVDLARRGAVRGAVLDAGCGAGEHTILLTELGHDVLGIDFSARAVELARRNAADRGVAARFEVADATRLDGGPRFDTVIDSALFHVFDADDRARYVDSLRSVCRPGAVVHLLALSDAGRGFGPQVSEADIRTAFADGWVVESLGATTYRGVVGPAHTEALGLPVGARVDEPAWLARMRLS
- a CDS encoding phosphotransferase family protein translates to MKAELEAVLHPLLGEVAVENLTTLTGGASRTTWAFDAVTADTRHPLILRTGPPDEVHAGMELEARAQQRAAAVGARVPRILTADNNPAALGNPYLICEAIAGETIVRRIHRSLDDAGRARLLTQCAEALAAIHRADPHDIGLTEADQLAEWRERLDEMGDSTATFEWAFRWLEAHRPSPSPHRLVHGDFRMGNLIVDDSGLAAVLDWELVHVGEIYEDLAWFCIRAWRFGASERMGAGGLGSVEDFLTAYESASGEALDRSAFRWWLTVATLRWGVICRYQAERHLSGQTPSVELAAIGRRVCETEWDLLDLLEGGGPR
- a CDS encoding nuclear transport factor 2 family protein; translation: MSGMSADALAAVADRLFDAIERSDTAAVEALWAEDVLVWHSGDRADSDRARALRVIFWFIRHTTRRRYEILDRRTFDGGFVQQHILHATGTNGGSIAMRVCIVIIVRGDGLITRIDEYFDPADMAPLLGDTPDSDGGADKIRR
- a CDS encoding DUF6285 domain-containing protein, whose translation is MIGPQWLYGRPTAAELVAAVADFLDNEVRPAVGGHLSFHARVATNVLRTVQRELTDASAGEAVDALAGLGFTDEAQLATAIRAGELDDRAPELLAALRILVGHRLGVAHPGYDRLD